In Canis lupus baileyi chromosome X, mCanLup2.hap1, whole genome shotgun sequence, one DNA window encodes the following:
- the LOC140627723 gene encoding interleukin-3 receptor subunit alpha-like isoform X3: protein MALLWLAVLVMSVCLLRSEKDPDSPIKNLRMEPGSRRLTWDLSGNVSEIKCFINSKYITKAIDSRYCQFYVLPLCEVKNFTISVKQDPPFSTGLQYVPRGAEGKPAAAARGLDCWVHDVDFLTCSWEVGRAAPGDVQYRLYWRDLKAYREQECPRYEADDRGVHVRCRFDDVSRLQRHIQFWVNGTSRRSGIPCSDLCVELPEIERLSPPHITATCNKSYSMMEWKVLSHFNHRFLYELQIQKGTDPASTEKLYENHFVIYNPGNYVAKLKVQGFFRKDWSEWSAPQLFVCDPKDEHRRDWLVSVLVLLGTLLVLGLVALLCRSFAETLPSHPSHEGPHHGQPPEPQAGALGHQQSQPGGLSGGRGAHFGGNMKRDLRRPSPIGQEPGGA, encoded by the exons ATGGCCTTGCTGTGGCTCGCGGTGCTTgtgatgtctgtctgtctgctgcGCTCCGAGAAAG ATCCAGATTCACCGATTAAGAACCTCAGGATGGAGCCGGGAAGCAGGAGACTGACCTGGGACCTCAGTGGAAATGTCTCTGAAATTAAGTGTTTCATCAACTCAAAATATATCACTAAG gcCATCGACAGCCGTTACTGCCAGTTTTATGTGCTTCCCTTATGTGAAGTGAAAAACTTCACCATCTCCGTGAAGCAAGACCCGCCGTTCTCCACGGGGCTTCAGTACGTCCCGCGAG GTGCAGAAGGAAAGCCGGCGGCGGCCGCGCGGGGCCTGGACTGCTGGGTGCACGACGTGGACTTCCTGACGTGcagctgggaggtgggcagggcggCCCCCGGCGACGTGCAGTACCGCCTGTACTGGCGGGACCTGAA GGCCTACCGCGAGCAGGAGTGTCCACGATACGAGGCGGACGATCGGGGCGTCCACGTCCGGTGCCGGTTCGATGACGTGTCCAGGTTGCAGAGGCACATCCAGTTCTGGGTGAACGGCACCAGCCGACGCTCCGGAATCCCTTGCTCCGACCTCTGTGTCGAATTACCGGAAATCG AGAGATTAAGTCCACCCCACATCACTGCAACGTGTAATAAATCCTATTCAATGATGGAGTGGAAAGTATTAAGCCACTTCAATCACAGATTTCTGTATGAACTTCAAATACAAAAG GGCACCGATCCTGCGTCCACGGAGAAG CTCTACGAAAACCACTTCGTGATTTACAATCCCGGAAACTACGTGGCGAAACTAAAGGTGCAGGGTTTCTTCCGCAAAGACTGGAGCGAATGGAGCGCCCCCCAACTCTTTG TGTGTGACCCCAAGGATGAGCACCGCCGTGACTGGCTGGTGTCAGTACTGGTCTTGCTGGGGACACTGCTGGTCCTGGGACTCGTGGCCCTGCTGTGTAGAAG TTTTGCAGAAACTCTTCCCTCCCATCCCTCACATGAAGGACCCCATCACGGACAACCTCCAGAGCCCCAAGCTG GAGCACTGGGACACCAGCAGAGCCAGCCAGGAGGACTGTCCGGTGGCCGAGGTGCACATTTTGGGGGAAACATGAAGCGGGACCTCAGACGTCCTTCCCCGATTGGCCAGGAGCCCGGAGGAGCGTAG
- the LOC140627724 gene encoding ADP/ATP translocase 3: MTEQAISFAKDFLAGGIAAAISKTAVAPIERVKLLLQVQHASKQIAADKQYKGIVDCIVRIPKEQGVLSFWRGNLANVIRYFPTQALNFAFKDKYKQIFLGGVDKHTQFWRYFAGNLASGGAAGATSLCFVYPLDFARTRLAADVGKSGTEREFKGLGDCLVKITKSDGIRGLYQGFNVSVQGIIIYRAAYFGVYDTAKGMLPDPKNTHIVVSWMIAQTVTAVAGVVSYPFDTVRRRMMMQSGRKGADIMYKGTVDCWRKIFKDEGGKAFFKGAWSNVLRGMGGAFVLVLYDELKKVI; the protein is encoded by the exons atGACGGAGCAGGCCATCTCGTTCGCCAAGGACTTCCTAGCCGGAGGCATCGCCGCCGCCATCTCCAAGACGGCCGTGGCCCCGATCGAGCGGGTCAAGCTGCTGCTGCAG GTGCAGCACGCCAGCAAGCAGATCGCCGCCGACAAGCAGTATAAGGGCATCGTGGACTGCATCGTGCGCATCCCCAAGGAGCAGGGCGTGCTGTCCTTCTGGAGGGGCAACCTGGCCAACGTGATCCGCTACTTCCCCACGCAGGCCCTCAACTTTGCGTTCAAGGATAAGTATAAGCAGATCTTCCTGGGGGGCGTGGACAAGCACACGCAGTTCTGGAGGTACTTTGCCGGCAACCTGGCATCaggcggggccgcgggcgccACCTCCCTCTGCTTCGTGTACCCGCTGGATTTCGCCAGAACCCGTCTGGCGGCCGACGTCGGCAAGTCGGGCACCGAGCGGGAGTTCAAGGGCCTTGGAGACTGCCTGGTGAAGATCACCAAGTCCGACGGCATCCGGGGCCTCTACCAGGGCTTCAACGTGTCCGTGCAGGGCATCATCATCTACCGGGCGGCCTACTTCGGCGTCTACGACACGGCCAAGG GCATGCTCCCAGACCCCAAGAACACGCACATCGTGGTGAGCTGGATGATCGCCCAGACTGTGACGGCCGTGGCCGGCGTGGTCTCCTACCCCTTCGACACCGTGCGGCGGCGGATGATGATGCAGTCCGGGCGCAAAGGAG CTGACATCATGTACAAGGGGACCGTCGACTGCTGGCGGAAGATCTTCAAAGATGAAGGGGGCAAAGCCTTCTTCAAGGGCGCGTGGTCCAACGTCCTAAGGGGCATGGGGGGCGCCTTCGTGCTGGTTCTGTACGACGAGCTGAAGAAAGTCATCTAG
- the LOC140627723 gene encoding interleukin-3 receptor subunit alpha-like isoform X2 yields MLRTSARPLLGSGGAMALLWLAVLVMSVCLLRSEKDPDSPIKNLRMEPGSRRLTWDLSGNVSEIKCFINSKYITKAIDSRYCQFYVLPLCEVKNFTISVKQDPPFSTGLQYVPRGAEGKPAAAARGLDCWVHDVDFLTCSWEVGRAAPGDVQYRLYWRDLKAYREQECPRYEADDRGVHVRCRFDDVSRLQRHIQFWVNGTSRRSGIPCSDLCVELPEIERLSPPHITATCNKSYSMMEWKVLSHFNHRFLYELQIQKGTDPASTEKLYENHFVIYNPGNYVAKLKVQGFFRKDWSEWSAPQLFVCDPKDEHRRDWLVSVLVLLGTLLVLGLVALLCRRYSVLQKLFPPIPHMKDPITDNLQSPKLEHWDTSRASQEDCPVAEVHILGET; encoded by the exons ATGCTCAGGACGAG CGCACGGCCCCTGCTCGGGAGCGGCGGCGCCATGGCCTTGCTGTGGCTCGCGGTGCTTgtgatgtctgtctgtctgctgcGCTCCGAGAAAG ATCCAGATTCACCGATTAAGAACCTCAGGATGGAGCCGGGAAGCAGGAGACTGACCTGGGACCTCAGTGGAAATGTCTCTGAAATTAAGTGTTTCATCAACTCAAAATATATCACTAAG gcCATCGACAGCCGTTACTGCCAGTTTTATGTGCTTCCCTTATGTGAAGTGAAAAACTTCACCATCTCCGTGAAGCAAGACCCGCCGTTCTCCACGGGGCTTCAGTACGTCCCGCGAG GTGCAGAAGGAAAGCCGGCGGCGGCCGCGCGGGGCCTGGACTGCTGGGTGCACGACGTGGACTTCCTGACGTGcagctgggaggtgggcagggcggCCCCCGGCGACGTGCAGTACCGCCTGTACTGGCGGGACCTGAA GGCCTACCGCGAGCAGGAGTGTCCACGATACGAGGCGGACGATCGGGGCGTCCACGTCCGGTGCCGGTTCGATGACGTGTCCAGGTTGCAGAGGCACATCCAGTTCTGGGTGAACGGCACCAGCCGACGCTCCGGAATCCCTTGCTCCGACCTCTGTGTCGAATTACCGGAAATCG AGAGATTAAGTCCACCCCACATCACTGCAACGTGTAATAAATCCTATTCAATGATGGAGTGGAAAGTATTAAGCCACTTCAATCACAGATTTCTGTATGAACTTCAAATACAAAAG GGCACCGATCCTGCGTCCACGGAGAAG CTCTACGAAAACCACTTCGTGATTTACAATCCCGGAAACTACGTGGCGAAACTAAAGGTGCAGGGTTTCTTCCGCAAAGACTGGAGCGAATGGAGCGCCCCCCAACTCTTTG TGTGTGACCCCAAGGATGAGCACCGCCGTGACTGGCTGGTGTCAGTACTGGTCTTGCTGGGGACACTGCTGGTCCTGGGACTCGTGGCCCTGCTGTGTAGAAG GTACTCAGTTTTGCAGAAACTCTTCCCTCCCATCCCTCACATGAAGGACCCCATCACGGACAACCTCCAGAGCCCCAAGCTG GAGCACTGGGACACCAGCAGAGCCAGCCAGGAGGACTGTCCGGTGGCCGAGGTGCACATTTTGGGGGAAACATGA
- the LOC140628574 gene encoding uncharacterized protein, producing the protein MAAGGRAADGGDGAPSAQPLRARSPAPRPRPPRPLAALPADAPPLPARRAPAGCREPQRVPPRARPRRAHWLRCCRCPAPSRAPGPEACRERDPAHAPTATLTLRDPSPDRDPLAPCADPEVTSRPRAPLEDPKRPAHWPMRTPQTITTSEPKPGPPQDPAPSCGVLQPAWTGDSRRRSLHGAMLSPPRMHLCIHKWQPPRAGVRCHRVRQRHAARPPREGTSPPCLAPAQDRGGGPGAGGDPAVRGARVTCPRPGQGSEGVGGARSPAPAPRRGRTRWEEPGRGGRNPGHLPQACAGVGRGGRSPGHLPQAGSGVGRGGRSLDAVGGARVTCPRPAQGSDAVGGARVTCPRPAQGSDAVGGARVTCPRPVLGSDGVGGAWARWEEPGSPSPGLRSGTYAVGGAWVICPRPVQGSDGVGGARSPAPAPRRGRTRWEEPGRGGRSSVTCPSPAQGSDAEGEAWAGREGPVSGAPGEALSPNPRPAAGQLRAPPWTPRPRSSPPHPSSTPGSDRHPTCHYYYYYYYF; encoded by the exons atggcggcgggcgggcgggcggcggacGGCGGA GACGGGGCACCCAGCGCGCAGCCGCTAAGGGCCCgaagccccgccccgcgcccccgcccgccgcgcccatTGGCCGCGCTACCCGCCGACGCCCCGCCCCTTCCCGCGCGCCGCGCCCCCGCGGGCTGCCGGGAGCCGCAGCGCGTCCCGCCCCGTgcccgcccgcgccgcgcccATTGGCTGCGCTGCTGCCGTTGCCCCGCCCCTTCCCGCGCGCCGGGCCCCGAGGCATGCCGGGAGCGGGACCCCGCCCATGCGCC CACCGCGACCCTGACCCTGCGCGACCCGTCCCCCGACCGCGACCCCTTGGCCCCGTGTGCTGACCCCGAGGTCACGTCGCGGCCCCGGGCTCCTCTGGAAGACCCCAAG CGCCCCGCCCACTGGCCCATGCGGACGCCCCAGACCATCACCACCAGCGAGCCCAAGCCTGGGCCCCCCCAAGACCCCGCGCCCTCATGTGGGGTGCTGCAGCCCGCATGGACGGGTGACTCGCGGCGGCGCTCGCTGCACGGGGCCATGCTGAGCCCGCCACGCATGCACCTGTGCATTc ACAAGTGGCAGCCACCGAGAGCAGGTGTGCGATGTCACCGGGTCCGTCAGCGTCACGCAGCGCGGCCACCCCGAGAGGGCACCAGCCCTCCCTGCTTAGCACCAGCCCAGGACAGGGGCGGCGGACCCGGTGCAGGAGGGGACCCCGCGGTGAGAGGAGCCCGGGTCACCTGCCCCAGGCCGGGTCAGGGGTCGGAAGGGGTGGGAGGAGCCCGGtcacctgccccagccccgcGCAGGGGTCGGACGCGGTGGGAGGAGCCTGGACGGGGTGGCAGGAACCCGGGTCACCTGCCGCAGGCCTGCGCAGGGGTCGGACGCGGTGGGAGGAGCCCGGGTCACCTGCCCCAGGCCGGTTCTGGGGTCGGACGGGGTGGGAGGAGCCTGGACGCGGTGGGAGGAGCCCGGGtcacctgccccaggcctgcGCAGGGGTCGGACGCGGTGGGAGGAGCCCGGGTCACCTGTCCCAGGCCTGCGCAGGGGTCGGACGCGGTGGGAGGAGCCCGGGTCACCTGTCCCAGGCCGGTTCTGGGATCGGACGGGGTGGGAGGAGCCTGGGCGCGGTGGGAGGAGCCCGGGTCACCTTCCCCAGGCCTGCGCAGCGGCACCTACGCGGTGGGTGGGGCCTGGGTCATCTGCCCCAGGCCAGTTCAGGGGTCCGACGGGGTGGGAGGAGCCCGGtcacctgccccagccccgcGCAGGGGTCGGACGCGGTGGGAGGAGCCTGGACGGGGTGGGAGGAGCTCGGtcacctgccccagccccgcGCAGGGGTCGGACGCGGAGGGAGAGGCCTGGGCGGGGCGCGAAGGGCCTGTTTCAGGGGCGCCAGGTGAGGCCTTGAGCCCGAACCCTCGTCCTGCAGCAGGGCAGCTGCGGGCACCGCCCTGGACGCCGCGGCCCCGCTCATCACCACCTCATCCCTCTTCCACCCCAGGCTCCGATCGACACCCAACTtgccattactattattattattattatttttaa
- the LOC140627723 gene encoding interleukin-3 receptor subunit alpha-like isoform X1 codes for MLRTSARPLLGSGGAMALLWLAVLVMSVCLLRSEKDPDSPIKNLRMEPGSRRLTWDLSGNVSEIKCFINSKYITKAIDSRYCQFYVLPLCEVKNFTISVKQDPPFSTGLQYVPRGAEGKPAAAARGLDCWVHDVDFLTCSWEVGRAAPGDVQYRLYWRDLKAYREQECPRYEADDRGVHVRCRFDDVSRLQRHIQFWVNGTSRRSGIPCSDLCVELPEIERLSPPHITATCNKSYSMMEWKVLSHFNHRFLYELQIQKGTDPASTEKLYENHFVIYNPGNYVAKLKVQGFFRKDWSEWSAPQLFVCDPKDEHRRDWLVSVLVLLGTLLVLGLVALLCRSFAETLPSHPSHEGPHHGQPPEPQAGALGHQQSQPGGLSGGRGAHFGGNMKRDLRRPSPIGQEPGGA; via the exons ATGCTCAGGACGAG CGCACGGCCCCTGCTCGGGAGCGGCGGCGCCATGGCCTTGCTGTGGCTCGCGGTGCTTgtgatgtctgtctgtctgctgcGCTCCGAGAAAG ATCCAGATTCACCGATTAAGAACCTCAGGATGGAGCCGGGAAGCAGGAGACTGACCTGGGACCTCAGTGGAAATGTCTCTGAAATTAAGTGTTTCATCAACTCAAAATATATCACTAAG gcCATCGACAGCCGTTACTGCCAGTTTTATGTGCTTCCCTTATGTGAAGTGAAAAACTTCACCATCTCCGTGAAGCAAGACCCGCCGTTCTCCACGGGGCTTCAGTACGTCCCGCGAG GTGCAGAAGGAAAGCCGGCGGCGGCCGCGCGGGGCCTGGACTGCTGGGTGCACGACGTGGACTTCCTGACGTGcagctgggaggtgggcagggcggCCCCCGGCGACGTGCAGTACCGCCTGTACTGGCGGGACCTGAA GGCCTACCGCGAGCAGGAGTGTCCACGATACGAGGCGGACGATCGGGGCGTCCACGTCCGGTGCCGGTTCGATGACGTGTCCAGGTTGCAGAGGCACATCCAGTTCTGGGTGAACGGCACCAGCCGACGCTCCGGAATCCCTTGCTCCGACCTCTGTGTCGAATTACCGGAAATCG AGAGATTAAGTCCACCCCACATCACTGCAACGTGTAATAAATCCTATTCAATGATGGAGTGGAAAGTATTAAGCCACTTCAATCACAGATTTCTGTATGAACTTCAAATACAAAAG GGCACCGATCCTGCGTCCACGGAGAAG CTCTACGAAAACCACTTCGTGATTTACAATCCCGGAAACTACGTGGCGAAACTAAAGGTGCAGGGTTTCTTCCGCAAAGACTGGAGCGAATGGAGCGCCCCCCAACTCTTTG TGTGTGACCCCAAGGATGAGCACCGCCGTGACTGGCTGGTGTCAGTACTGGTCTTGCTGGGGACACTGCTGGTCCTGGGACTCGTGGCCCTGCTGTGTAGAAG TTTTGCAGAAACTCTTCCCTCCCATCCCTCACATGAAGGACCCCATCACGGACAACCTCCAGAGCCCCAAGCTG GAGCACTGGGACACCAGCAGAGCCAGCCAGGAGGACTGTCCGGTGGCCGAGGTGCACATTTTGGGGGAAACATGAAGCGGGACCTCAGACGTCCTTCCCCGATTGGCCAGGAGCCCGGAGGAGCGTAG